A genomic segment from Elusimicrobium sp. encodes:
- the serS gene encoding serine--tRNA ligase, translating to MLDIKNIVANPEEVKKRLALRKPELADQVEEVLTKYTAYKAVLARVEELRAKRNEMSKSIGKIKKEQGDEAAKTAMEQVGKLKEEMAAKEAEMEPLKKEIDDLLLSIPNMPNENIPVGTSDADNPEVIPCTVALPKFDFEPQDHQTVGERLGLLDFEAAAALSGSRFALFKGDGARLERAIISFMLDLHAQKGYTEILPPVIVNEDILIGTGQLPKFREDMYELTGEPKQFLISTAEVPLTNLNRIRVVPETELPVKLTAYSPCFRKESGTYGKDTRGLIRNHQFDKVELVMLSKPEHSYEMLEVMVNDAQDVLRKLGIPFRVVELCSGDIGFSAAKTYDIEVWMPSENRFREISSCSNCLDFQARRMGLRFKNAQGKQEYLHTLNGSGLAVGRTFAAILENFQQADGSVIIPEALRPYFGKDKIEAKK from the coding sequence ATGTTAGACATTAAAAATATCGTTGCAAACCCTGAAGAAGTAAAAAAACGCTTGGCCCTTCGCAAGCCGGAACTTGCCGACCAAGTAGAAGAAGTTCTTACCAAATATACCGCTTACAAAGCCGTTTTGGCCCGGGTGGAGGAATTGCGCGCCAAACGCAACGAAATGTCTAAATCTATCGGCAAAATTAAAAAAGAACAAGGCGACGAAGCCGCCAAAACCGCCATGGAACAGGTGGGTAAATTAAAAGAAGAAATGGCGGCCAAAGAAGCCGAAATGGAACCTCTTAAAAAAGAAATCGATGATTTGCTTTTATCTATTCCCAATATGCCCAACGAAAATATTCCCGTGGGCACTTCGGATGCAGACAACCCGGAAGTAATTCCCTGCACGGTTGCTTTACCGAAATTTGATTTTGAACCGCAAGATCACCAAACCGTTGGGGAACGGCTCGGCCTTTTAGATTTTGAAGCCGCCGCGGCTTTATCCGGCAGCCGCTTTGCTTTGTTCAAAGGAGACGGGGCCCGTTTGGAACGCGCGATTATTTCGTTTATGTTAGATTTGCACGCCCAAAAAGGTTACACCGAAATTTTGCCGCCTGTAATCGTAAATGAAGATATTTTAATCGGCACGGGGCAACTGCCGAAATTCCGGGAAGATATGTACGAACTTACCGGCGAACCGAAACAATTTTTAATTTCCACTGCCGAAGTTCCGCTTACCAACTTAAACCGTATTCGCGTTGTGCCGGAAACCGAACTGCCCGTTAAATTGACTGCCTACTCTCCGTGTTTCCGCAAAGAATCGGGCACCTACGGGAAAGATACCCGCGGTCTTATCCGCAATCACCAATTCGACAAAGTAGAACTGGTGATGCTTTCCAAACCGGAACACTCTTATGAAATGTTGGAAGTAATGGTCAACGATGCACAAGATGTGTTAAGAAAATTGGGTATTCCGTTCCGTGTCGTGGAACTTTGTAGCGGCGATATCGGTTTTTCGGCTGCCAAAACGTATGATATCGAAGTTTGGATGCCCAGCGAAAACCGCTTCCGCGAAATTTCTTCTTGCTCCAACTGTTTGGACTTCCAAGCCCGCCGCATGGGGTTGCGTTTCAAAAATGCGCAAGGCAAACAAGAATATTTGCACACTCTCAACGGCAGCGGTTTGGCGGTAGGACGCACTTTTGCCGCCATTTTGGAAAACTTCCAACAGGCCGACGGATCGGTAATTATCCCCGAAGCCTTGCGCCCGTACTTTGGCAAAGATAAAATCGAGGCCAAAAAATAA
- the speB gene encoding agmatinase: MSENVQTDKFMGLENEKSSLALCKFAVVPVPFEKTVCYGQGTAKGPAAIIEASTQIELWDEETKTETWEEGINTQPAVNCKGSTNTVFKNIDKTVRNLMQYKAIPFYIGGEHTVTQALAQPYIEKYKNLSILHFDAHADLRETFEGTPKSHACALFPASRQVPVVQVGIRSVASEEKQYINAGKVTTFLMHEHRDIKKLIPQVLKKLTDTVYITIDVDGFDPSVIPATGTPQPGGFMWYEALDLFREVIKHKNIVAVDVVEACQRKADPITEFNTAKLIYRLMGYLSTKPAKKAKKK, translated from the coding sequence GTGAGCGAAAACGTACAAACCGATAAGTTTATGGGGCTAGAGAACGAAAAAAGTTCTCTGGCCCTTTGTAAATTCGCGGTAGTTCCCGTTCCGTTTGAAAAAACGGTCTGCTACGGGCAAGGTACCGCCAAAGGCCCTGCCGCGATAATTGAAGCCTCCACCCAAATTGAACTTTGGGACGAAGAAACCAAAACCGAAACCTGGGAAGAAGGCATCAACACCCAACCGGCCGTTAATTGCAAAGGTTCTACCAATACGGTTTTCAAAAATATTGATAAAACCGTCCGCAACCTGATGCAATACAAAGCAATTCCTTTCTATATTGGCGGGGAACACACGGTTACGCAGGCTTTGGCCCAACCGTATATTGAAAAATATAAAAATTTGAGCATCTTGCACTTTGATGCCCATGCCGACTTGCGCGAAACCTTTGAAGGCACCCCCAAAAGCCACGCTTGTGCGCTGTTCCCGGCTTCCCGTCAAGTTCCGGTAGTGCAAGTGGGGATTCGCAGCGTAGCCAGCGAAGAAAAGCAGTATATCAACGCCGGCAAGGTAACCACTTTTTTAATGCACGAACACCGCGATATCAAAAAGCTGATTCCGCAAGTGCTTAAAAAATTGACGGATACCGTGTATATCACTATTGATGTGGACGGTTTTGATCCGTCGGTTATCCCGGCTACCGGTACGCCTCAACCCGGTGGGTTTATGTGGTATGAAGCGTTAGATTTATTCCGCGAAGTCATCAAACATAAAAACATTGTGGCGGTAGATGTGGTGGAAGCCTGCCAACGCAAGGCCGACCCGATTACGGAATTTAATACGGCTAAGTTAATTTACCGTTTGATGGGCTACTTGTCCACCAAACCGGCTAAAAAAGCCAAAAAGAAATAA